The DNA segment GCCGTCGATGTCGAGGAGCACCAGGTTTCCACGGTCCGCGCTCTCCGGGAGGCGATCGACCGCCTGACAAGGGCCGTTTCGGATCGGTGCCCGCCATCGGCAGCCGATGTCGCACTCGTCAACACCACCTCGGCGGCGATCCCAGCCCCCTCGCTGCACCTCGCCGACGACGGTTCGCTCACTCTCGTCAGCGGAGAACGCACGCTGGATTCGGTGCTTGCCGTGTTCGCGGTGGATGCCATCGAACTGGTCACCGCTTCGCCAGTCGTTCGCGTATGTGCCGCCGCCGACTGCGGCATCCGGTTCCTCGACGCCTCACCGAAGCGCAACCGGCAGTGGTGCTCGATGGCCCGATGCGGCAACAGGGCGAAGGCACGGGCGCACTACGCGCGGCGAAAGCTCAGCGGTGAATCCCCGCGCGGCGGCGCAGGAACACGTTGAGCTTGCCGACACCACGCACGTGCGCCGACCGCATCCCGGTGGGAACACAGCGGCCGACCATGCGCATCGCCGTGCACAGCCGGTCGAACTTGCGTTGCCGGTCCGCCGACCACTCCAGCCCGAGCCGGTCGCGAAGCCGGGGAGGCAGGGTCGCCGCGATCAGGAAGAGCTGAAGTTCGGCGTGTGCCTTACGAAGCGGCGACCACAGTGCGTCCGGCAGCCACCTGACCGGCTTCGGCACCGTCCGGATGGTGCCGAACAGCGTGCTGATCGTGTCGTTGGGCCCGAAATCCGCGACCATGTCCGCGTAGTAGCGCTCGAACGAGGGCCAGTCGGCGGGAAGCTGCCCTTCGCGAAGGCCGAGCCGGTGACCGATGTCGGTGAGCTGCGCGTAGTACTCGTCCAGTTCCGCGCGAGAAAGCGGAGTGCCGAAAAACCGTTGCGCGTCGACTGCTTGCCTGACGAGTGTCGCGTGCACCCACGCGTATGCCCGCGCGTCGAGCGCCGAGTAGCGACGGCCATCGCCGGTGATCCCGGTGAACCGCTTGTGCAGTGCGCGCAGCCGGTCGGCCTCGTACTGCGCGCCGACGGCATCGCCGTACACGTAGATCGACAGCGAGCCCGCCGTTCGCAGCAACCTGGTCCACGGATCGCGCTGGTAGTCCGAATGATCGCGGACACCGGCCGCGACAACGGGATGCGCGACCTGCAACACCAGCACCTGGCCCGCGAGCAGGCTCGCCCTGAAATCGCCGAAGTACCGCCACGCGGCGGTCCCCCTGACAACCGGCGGTGCCACGGTGACTCCTTCCGCTACCTTCCCGCTCCGCGAACGAGCATCATCAGCGCGTCGGCGGCGGGGGTCGCCGGTGCCTCGCCTGTCGCGAGCCTGCGAAGTTGCAGGCCGCCGATCAACGCCACGACGGGACCGACGAGGCGTTCCGGTTCTCCGACGCCGAGGGTACGCAGAATGGTGAGTGCCAGTTCGTCGTAGGCCGCGAAGCATCGGGCGGTCACGTCCCGGAGCCCCGGGTCCCTTCCGCCCTGCAAATACAGTTCGAGCGAGGCGATCTCGTCGATCGTCATCGGAAGCCCTTCGAGCACCCTGCCGACCGCGACGGCGGCGTCCTCGACGCTGAGTTCGTCGGCCTTCCGCGCTCGCGCCAATTCGCCGAGCCTGGCCGTCTCATCGGCCGCGAACAGCAACATCGCTTCCCGCAGCAGCGCGGTCTGACTGGGGAAGTGATAGGTGAGCGAGCCCAGCGAGACACCTGCCTCAGCGACGATCCTGCGATTGGTCAACCCCGCGACACCCTGTTCGCCGATGACGCGAAGCGCCGCCCGCAGAATGGCTTCCTTCGTGTTCACGGTGTTCGATCGTGCCAGCGCTGGACGGTTTCCAGTTGCGCGGCAAGAGCGATCAACAGCTCCTCCGAATCCGACGGCCCCATGAGCTGGGCGCCCATCGGCAATCCGTTCTCCGTGAAACCGGCTGGGACGTTCACGGAAGGCCAGCCGAGCACGTTCCACGGCCAGGCATAGGGGCACGCGCCGACGATGGCCCTGTCGGTGCGCCAGTTCGGCAACCTGCCGAGCGTGTCCGCGGCAGGGGGAGGGGTCGCCGTCGTCGGCGTGAGCAGGACGTCGACGTCGGCGAAGACCGAGCCGATCCTCCGCCGCCAGAACGGTTCCGTCCTTCTGGCGAGCGGGAGTATTCCGCGCAGCAGTTCGCCCGTGCGGGCATTGGCCTGGGTGCGCTCGTCGAGCAGGTCACGCGAAGGCGCCTTCTCGATCCAGTCGGCGACACCGGTGAGCGAACGGGGAAGGAAGGTGAGCCCGATGAGGCCGTAGCGCGGTCGGACGGGAACCACGGTGTGCCCGAGCGCGGTGAGCGACCTCGCCAGCATCACGACCGCCGCCCGCACTCTCGGGTCGAGCTTGGCCGGCATCGCGGTGAACGGGCTGCGCAGGCTGATGCCGATGCGCAGTCGCCGGACGCCGGACCTCGCGGCGGCGAGGTAGGTGCCGTTCGTTCCAGCCGCGACATCGAGCAGCAGCGCCGCGTCGGCGACCGTTCGCGCGAGCGGCCCGTGCCCGGTAAGGCCGTGGAACAGTTCGGGTTCCGGCGCGGTGGGAATGCGGCCTCGCTGCGGTTTGATGCCGACGAGATGGGTCCAGGCCGCGGGGATGCGCACGGATCCGGCGCCGTCCGATCCGAGTGCGGCGCCGACGATCCCCGCCGCGACCGCCGCGGCCGAGCCGCCTGAGGACCCGCCTGGCGAATACGCGGTGTTCCACGGATTGCGCGTCACGCCGAACGCCGCGCCCTCGGTGAACGGCCACTGGCCGACCTCTGGGGTGTTCGTCTTTCCGATGATGACGGCGCCCGCGCGTTTGAGCATCGCGACGACCTCGGCGTCGGCCTCGGCCACCGGGAAGTCGCCCCGGCAGCCGAAAGCCGTCGGCAATCCGGCGATGTCGGTGTCGTCCTTGATCGCTATCGGGACGCCGAGCAGTGGCGCCCTTTCTCCCTCCGCGATCCGCCTGTCCGAGAGTTCGGCCTCACGGCGGGCTTCTCGCGCTCGCAGGTGACGGAAGGCGTTGAGCGTCGGCTGGGCGCGCTTCGCGCGTTCCAGCGCGGCACTCGTGAGTTCGACGGCGGAGACTTTTCCCTCGGCGACCAGCCTGGCCTGTTCGGCTGGTCCCGCGAACGCGATGTCCCTCTCGGTGGCGCGCATGGCTCGCTCCGTCTCGTTCGTTCGAACGAACGGTATCACCGTGGGCTGGTCAGGCGAAGTCTCGCGGCCCTTCCCGCGACCACCAGCAACGCGGCGAGCAGGCAGAAGTAGCTGATGAAGACGATGCGCTGAGTGAACCCGACGGGCAGCGTCGAAGCCAGCATGGAGAAGACGGGAACGCCGGGAACGGTGTCGAAGACGTAGCTGACACCGAACAGTCCGAGTCCGACGAGACTGACCTGTAGCAGCCTGACCAGCAGCTGGCGGCTCGCCGCCATCGCGGGCAGGCCACGGAGCGTGTCGAGCAACGAGAACGCGATGGCCGGCAGCGAGGCGAACGCGATCACGCTGGCGTACTGGTGGATCTTGCCGCTCACCGGATTGATGTCCTCGGTGAAAGTCGCGGGAAAGAGGGCCGCGGCGACGAGGCCGAGCGCCGTCGCCCCCACGAGTACCGACGTGGTGCGGTTGATGCTGATGCCTGCCGCGGCGAGTGCCCCGCGAACGGCCACCACCGCGAGCGCGAACGAGAGCAGGCTCGCCTCAAGCATTCCCGCGCCGTGATCGGAGAAGGCGTACCGGCTGAGCGGATCGGTCAGCGGATTGAACGAGCTGATCGCGTGCAGGATGGTGAGCGTGAACAGTGCCCAGCCGAGTGAAGCCGACGCGACGATCGTCCACGTGCGGGTCTTCGCCGCGGTCGTGGTGCTCGCGGTCTTCGTTCTCAGCTCGGCCATGGTAGTAACTTTGGCCTGGCTCAGCTGATTTGTGATCAGGGGATGTCCCTGAATCACCCCCTACATCGGGTGAAGTCGATCAACGCGAGCGCCTGGTCGTCGTGGCGTTTCGCGCGGGGCCACCTGATGCGGCCGGGGTCGCCGAGTTCGGCGGCCCGTACGGCGTCGAGCACACCGGCCGCTCCCCGCTCGCGGGCGATGCTCAGCACGGAGGGCCATTCGAGTACGCGGTAGTCGTCGACGCCGACGGCGACCCCGTCGGTGGCGAGTACGACCGCTTCGATCTCCTCGCGTGCCCAGCTTCGGCGGAGCGCGCGGTTCGCCGCGCCGGGATCGGCTTCGGCGACCCAGAAGCCGCCCTCACTGTTGCGCAGCCGGTTGACCTCACCTCTCGTGCGCAGCCTCCCGCTTCCGCGCAGTTCGTCGAGTCTCGTGTCGGCGACGACCTCGAAGCCCGACCGTCCGAATGCGACGATCGGGCTGTCGGCGAGCACGAGCGCGTCGATCCTGTCGTCGGTCCAGCGCAGCATGGCGACGGTGCTGGCAGGCGAATGCCTCCTCGTGAGTCCGCCTGCCTCCGTCACGTCGGCGATGGCCTTGCCGAGTACGGAGCCGAGATCGTCGTAGGGCGCGGCGAGTAAAAGGCTTTCGATTCGCTCGCCGAGCCGGGTGGCGTACCAGCCGCCGCTCGGCAGCCCCTCCCTGAACTCGGTGGCGCCGTCGAGTACCACGACGGCGTTGCCGGTGGTCACGACGACGTCTTCGGACGGTCTCGGCAGACCGTCGAGTCCGACGCCCGGCTGTTCGGCGATGTCGACGACTGGCTGGCTCACTCGTCGCACCGTAGTCGTCAACTGGAGTTGACACGCGGGATGGCGTCAACTTTAATTGACGTCATGACTGAGGCGACAGACCTCGCGGAGAGGGCGGGAGATCGCGACCCGCGCGTCGGCCTCCGGGCCGTCGCCGCGTTGCGCAGGCTGCTGGAGCGTTTGGAGGCCGTGCA comes from the Prauserella marina genome and includes:
- a CDS encoding CGNR zinc finger domain-containing protein; protein product: MEWVFEGGRRCLDLVNTMRDRHTGGRELLVDADALAEWLRHGGFAVDVEEHQVSTVRALREAIDRLTRAVSDRCPPSAADVALVNTTSAAIPAPSLHLADDGSLTLVSGERTLDSVLAVFAVDAIELVTASPVVRVCAAADCGIRFLDASPKRNRQWCSMARCGNRAKARAHYARRKLSGESPRGGAGTR
- a CDS encoding oxygenase MpaB family protein, whose product is MAPPVVRGTAAWRYFGDFRASLLAGQVLVLQVAHPVVAAGVRDHSDYQRDPWTRLLRTAGSLSIYVYGDAVGAQYEADRLRALHKRFTGITGDGRRYSALDARAYAWVHATLVRQAVDAQRFFGTPLSRAELDEYYAQLTDIGHRLGLREGQLPADWPSFERYYADMVADFGPNDTISTLFGTIRTVPKPVRWLPDALWSPLRKAHAELQLFLIAATLPPRLRDRLGLEWSADRQRKFDRLCTAMRMVGRCVPTGMRSAHVRGVGKLNVFLRRRAGIHR
- a CDS encoding TetR/AcrR family transcriptional regulator, which gives rise to MNTKEAILRAALRVIGEQGVAGLTNRRIVAEAGVSLGSLTYHFPSQTALLREAMLLFAADETARLGELARARKADELSVEDAAVAVGRVLEGLPMTIDEIASLELYLQGGRDPGLRDVTARCFAAYDELALTILRTLGVGEPERLVGPVVALIGGLQLRRLATGEAPATPAADALMMLVRGAGR
- a CDS encoding amidase, yielding MRATERDIAFAGPAEQARLVAEGKVSAVELTSAALERAKRAQPTLNAFRHLRAREARREAELSDRRIAEGERAPLLGVPIAIKDDTDIAGLPTAFGCRGDFPVAEADAEVVAMLKRAGAVIIGKTNTPEVGQWPFTEGAAFGVTRNPWNTAYSPGGSSGGSAAAVAAGIVGAALGSDGAGSVRIPAAWTHLVGIKPQRGRIPTAPEPELFHGLTGHGPLARTVADAALLLDVAAGTNGTYLAAARSGVRRLRIGISLRSPFTAMPAKLDPRVRAAVVMLARSLTALGHTVVPVRPRYGLIGLTFLPRSLTGVADWIEKAPSRDLLDERTQANARTGELLRGILPLARRTEPFWRRRIGSVFADVDVLLTPTTATPPPAADTLGRLPNWRTDRAIVGACPYAWPWNVLGWPSVNVPAGFTENGLPMGAQLMGPSDSEELLIALAAQLETVQRWHDRTP
- a CDS encoding DUF998 domain-containing protein — its product is MAELRTKTASTTTAAKTRTWTIVASASLGWALFTLTILHAISSFNPLTDPLSRYAFSDHGAGMLEASLLSFALAVVAVRGALAAAGISINRTTSVLVGATALGLVAAALFPATFTEDINPVSGKIHQYASVIAFASLPAIAFSLLDTLRGLPAMAASRQLLVRLLQVSLVGLGLFGVSYVFDTVPGVPVFSMLASTLPVGFTQRIVFISYFCLLAALLVVAGRAARLRLTSPR
- a CDS encoding helix-turn-helix domain-containing protein, which produces MTEATDLAERAGDRDPRVGLRAVAALRRLLERLEAVQVRSARVHGWSWQDIADELGVSRQAVHKKYGRR